A part of Larkinella insperata genomic DNA contains:
- a CDS encoding HlyD family secretion protein translates to MENSRKTIIRVVIGLVLLVALFFGYSEFRQLQRFETTDNAQIDGDVDPIIPKVGGYVKSIRFQDNQRVKKGDTLVVLDDADYKIRVTQAEAALQSAQAGLGVSRSNIGTASATIQTSQAGVLTARESVASAQANLEATQARLWRANQDYQRYERLLAERTVPQQQFDAAKAERDAAQAQVNAARAQVQTAQAQVNAAGTQTSVTSAQRRSVEQQITVAQATIKQRQTELDLAKLQLSYTVLLAPVDGVVSKRAIQVGQLVQPGQALCSVVPDKELWVTANFKETQLEKMQPGQPVDIEVDAFPSEPIRGYVSSFSGATGAKFTLLPPDNATGNYVKVVQRIPVRIELDKNSPLFSRIKPGMSVTVRVDIESKGERKG, encoded by the coding sequence ATGGAAAACAGTAGAAAAACCATCATTCGTGTTGTCATCGGCCTGGTGCTGCTGGTCGCTCTTTTCTTCGGCTACAGCGAGTTCCGGCAATTACAACGCTTCGAAACGACCGATAATGCCCAGATCGACGGCGATGTAGACCCAATCATCCCGAAAGTGGGTGGCTACGTCAAAAGCATCCGTTTCCAGGACAACCAACGCGTTAAAAAGGGCGACACCCTGGTCGTGCTGGACGATGCCGATTATAAAATTCGGGTAACCCAAGCCGAAGCCGCCCTGCAAAGTGCACAGGCCGGGCTGGGGGTCAGTCGCTCGAATATCGGTACGGCTTCGGCCACCATTCAAACTTCGCAGGCCGGGGTTCTGACCGCCCGCGAATCCGTGGCGTCGGCCCAGGCCAACCTGGAAGCCACCCAGGCGCGGTTGTGGAGAGCCAATCAGGATTACCAGCGGTACGAACGCCTATTGGCCGAACGGACAGTTCCGCAGCAACAGTTTGATGCCGCCAAAGCCGAACGGGATGCCGCCCAGGCGCAGGTGAATGCCGCCCGGGCGCAGGTGCAAACCGCCCAGGCCCAGGTCAATGCCGCCGGTACGCAGACGTCCGTAACCAGTGCCCAGCGCCGGTCGGTGGAACAGCAAATTACCGTGGCCCAGGCCACCATCAAGCAACGGCAGACCGAACTGGATCTGGCAAAATTGCAACTTTCGTACACCGTGCTGCTGGCTCCCGTCGACGGCGTGGTTTCCAAACGAGCCATTCAGGTAGGCCAGCTGGTGCAACCGGGCCAGGCGCTCTGCTCCGTGGTTCCGGACAAAGAACTGTGGGTAACGGCCAATTTTAAGGAAACCCAACTGGAAAAAATGCAGCCGGGCCAACCCGTTGACATCGAAGTTGATGCATTCCCCAGTGAGCCCATCCGAGGTTACGTGAGTTCCTTCTCGGGCGCAACGGGCGCCAAATTTACGCTGCTGCCTCCCGACAACGCCACCGGTAACTACGTGAAAGTGGTGCAACGCATCCCGGTTCGGATTGAACTGGACAAAAACAGTCCCCTGTTCTCCCGCATCAAACCGGGCATGAGCGTGACGGTGCGCGTGGATATTGAAAGTAAAGGCGAACGAAAAGGGTAA